The following proteins are encoded in a genomic region of Magallana gigas chromosome 1, xbMagGiga1.1, whole genome shotgun sequence:
- the LOC117687479 gene encoding uncharacterized protein isoform X4 produces the protein MDKASSTYRIHKCSKCPGDTEYHCVSCPCDLCPQCKENHVKDLQTINHDVVSHRDIINYIPTQEICVRHPSHVYIKYCEPCQVPACKKCRKHRKHKKIDVKTAHKTKRQQYRGTVHTIRNEALFYRPVLLPRIKADFKTCHTEFSLYLSEMLTKAPTLKNLINKVRKDLKYNVFCDFNFKHRCLKQMIEMNRHIVSLQEYELRYVQPEFTFSALQFLSFTKTALPQIHLTLHTSHLSMTESLNKEDVMESLSAIQITKKGNRRVGNQCLLKLTSGAEFHQSLTLTGVDRCYHISFVTSDRVWVSDHRNNLILTDTTGVPQHRVEDSCRGNGLHTVNSESELIYINRNYNINRLSKDMKTTTTFIERADSTWRPRCVYWSPSTGNLLVGMYNNDTMTGKVTRYNQSGQLSHTIQNDNTGLRLYSEPIYITENNNGDVVVSDCIGLSGAVVVTELGGRHRFSYTRHPSGSVLEPRGICTDALSHILVCDDRTNTVQMLDRDGQFLSHLLIRPSGIFTPHSLSYDVNTHRLWVGSPSNNTVVIYRYITRQDALTDLNPATTDVMESLSEIPTTGTEKPQQGNQYLLKLMSPPELLPSLTVTGVDRCLHISCVISDRVWVSDDWNNLILTDTTGVPLHHVEDSCSSDGLHTVNSENELIYINRNYNINKLSKDMKTTTTFIERADSTWEPQCVYWSPSTGDLLVAMSIDDTETGKVTRYNQSGQLTQTIQNDNTGLGLYRKPHFITENNNGDVVVSDSVGAVVVTERGGRHRFTYTGHPSGSVIEPYGICPDALSHILVCDDRTKTVQMIDSDGQFLSHLLISPSGIFTPYSLSYDVNTHRLWVGSRYNKVVLYRYITRQDALTDEHTPRPNEDDVFSSTPAV, from the exons ATGGACAAAGCAAGCTCCACTTATAGAATACATAAGTGTTCTAAGTGTCCGGGGGACACAGAGTACCattgtgtatcgtgtccatgtgatctgtgtccccagtgtaaagagaaccatgtaaaagatctccaaacaataaaccatgatgttgtgtcacaccgtgatataatcaactacatcccaacacaagagatctgtgtgagacatccTAGTCATGTTTATATAAAGTACTGTGAACCTTGTCAAGTTCCTGCCTGTAAAAAGTGCCGAAAACATAGAAAACACAAGAAGATAGATGTTAAAACAGCCCATAAAACAAAGCGACAACAATACAGAGGAACCGTTCACACCATCAGAAAtgaggctctcttttacagacctgttctcctgCCACGAATAAAAGCTGATTTCAAAACCTGTcacacagaattctccctctatctatcagagatgttaacaaaggcccCTACTCTGAAGAATCTCATCAACAAAGTGAGAAAAGATTTAAAGTACAATGTGTTTTGTGActttaatttcaaacacagatgtttaaaacagatGATAGAAATGAACAGACACATTGTCAGCCTTCAGGAATATGAACTCAGATATGTACAGCCAGAATTCACATTCAGTGCACTACAATTCCTCTCATTCACAAAGACAGCCCTCCCCCAGATACATCttacactccacaccagccacctctccatgactgagtcactcaacaaggaggatgtgatggagtcactgagtgcaatccaaatcacaaagaaaggaaaccgacgcgtaggtaaccagtgtctgctgaaactgacgtctggtgctgagttccatcaatctctcacacTGACAGGTGTTGATCgttgttatcacatttcctttgtgacatcagaccgggtctgggtcagtgatcaTAGAAACAATCTCatcttgacagacacaacaggtgttcctcaacatcgtgtggaggattcatgTCGTGGTAATGGATTACACACGGTGAACAGTGaaagtgaactgatttatataaataggaattataacatcaacagactgtcaaaggatatgaaaacaaccaccacatttatagagagagCAGACTCTACATGGAGACCACGGTGTGtttactggtccccgtccactgggaatctactggtcgggatgtataACAATGATACAAtgacaggcaaggtaacccggtacaaccagagcggACAACTCTCACACACCATACAGAACGACAACACAGGCCTGCGACTGTATAGTGAACCtatctatataacagagaacaacaatggggatgttgTGGTGTCTGACTGTATTGGTTTGtctggtgctgtagtggtgacagagcttggaggaagacatcgtttctcctacacaagacatccatcaggatcagtACTAGAGCCgcgtggaatctgtactgacgcgctgtcacacatcctggtgtgtgatgataGAACCAACACAGTCCAGATGTTAGAcagggacggtcagttcctgtcacatctactgataagACCATCAGGGATATTCACACCACacagcctgagttatgatgtcaacactcaccgtctctgggtcggatcaccGTCCAACAACACGGtggttatatacaggtatatcaccagacaggacgctctgacag ATCTGAATCCAGCCACTActgatgtgatggagtcactgagtgaaATCCCAACCACAGGGACAGAAAAACCACAGCAAGGAAACCAGTATCTGCTGAAACTAATGTCTCCCCCCGAGTTACTTCCCtctctcacagtgacaggtgttgatcgttgtttacacatttcctgtgtgatatcagaccgggtctgggtcagtgatgatTGGAACAATCTCatcttgacagacacaacaggtgtccctctacatcatGTGGAGGATTCATGTAGTAGTGatggattacacacagtgaacagtgaaaatgaactgatttatataaataggaattataacatcaacaaattgtcaaaggatatgaaaacaaccaccacatttatagagagagCAGACTCTACATGGGAACCAcagtgtgtgtactggtccccgtcaactggggatctactggtcgcaATGTCTATCGATGATACAgagacaggcaaggtaacccggtacaaccagagcggacaactcacacaaaccatacagaaTGACAATACAGGACTAGGGCTGTATAGAAAACCTCACtttataacagagaacaacaatggggatgtcgttgTGTCTGACTCTGTaggtgctgtagtggtgacagagcgtggaggaagacatcgtttcacctacacaggacatccatcaggatcagtAATAGAACCATATGGAATCTGtcctgacgcgctgtcacacatcctagTGTGTGATGATAGAACCAAAACAGTACAAATGATAGACAgtgacggtcagttcctgtcacatctactgataagTCCATCAGGGATATTCACACCATacagcctgagttatgatgtcaacactcaccgtctctgggtcggttCTAGGTACAACAAGGTGGTtttatacaggtatatcaccagacaggacgctctgacag atgaacacacACCTCGTCCTAATGAGGACGACGTGTTCAGCTCAACACCAGCCGTATAA